Genomic DNA from uncultured Fibrobacter sp.:
GCCGGGGCAGTATTCACGCCAATATCGAGCGGGCCATACTTTTTCTCGTAGGCGCGCACGGTGGCGCTGAGCATAATGGCGAGGCGCTTTGCCGTGTAGGGGTTCATCACGATTCGGTCGGAGATGGCGACATCGACCTTTTCCTGGTTCATCTGCCATGCGCGATTCACGCCGAGAATCATCATCACCTCTTCGCGCCCGGCCACTACGTTGGTCGCGTTCACGTAGGTGGTGCGCATGTCCTTGTCGTTCCATTCGATTTGCGGCTGCTTGTTTTCTGCCATTTTGCAATTCCTTTGTTTTTAAGGTTAATGTCTTTTGGATATTTAGTAAAATGGAGGGGCTTTTACTAGATTTCCGAGGCATATCAAGGGGTTTTATGAACCTAGTTAAACTTTGTACATCCTTTGTCACGGCGTTCGCCGTGGCGGCTCTCGTTTCGGGCTGTTCCGTGTCCGATTCCGAGGACGACGAATACTCCAAGTGGACCTTCTCGGGCAGTGTCGTAAGCGGCGCAAACGGGCTTGGCCTCGAAGGGGCCTCCATAGACTACATGGACGGTTCCGGCAAGCAGAAGACCGCCTATACCGACGAGTCAGGGGCATTCTTCATAGACGGGCTGCCCTACGGCCAGCACACCTTCACGTTCAGCCACTACACGGTTGACAAGAAGGACACGCTTTACTACGCCCCCAAGATTATCACGGTGGCATCCACGGGCGAATCGAGCTACATGGAGGGCGTGGTGGCGAGCGGGTCGCGCGTCGTGCGGCTTTCGCCGCTGAACGCGGGTATCGCAGGCGAACTCTATGTGCAAGAAGAAGCCACGGGCGTAAAGTCACCCGCCCCCAAGGTAAAGCTGCGCCTCGCGCACCAAGACACGGCCTTCGTGAACATCGCCCCCGAAACTTTCTCCGCCACGACAGATTCGCTCGGCCGCTTCACATTCGAGAAGCTCCCCGCCGATTCCGGCCTCACGCTCTCGGCGGAACCCTTCACCTACAAGGGCAAGACCTACCGCTTTTCGAACACGGCGCTCCCCCGCCTGCGTTCCGACGCCGTGCATGACATGGGCAGAATCTTCCTCGTCCGCGACACCCTCAAGGAGAGCGCCCCCGTCATCGTATCTTCAAACGTAATGGACAAGAACCGCATGGGCTACAAGAACCTTTCGCCGCTCATCACGCCCTACTACGTGTTCAGCGAGGCGCTCAGCAAGGAGAACATTTCCGTGAGCCTCGCGGGCGATTCAGCAACAGTCATCACGCCCGAAATCAAGGGCGACACGCTGTACCTGCGGCACACGGCCCCGCTTGCCGCCGAAAAGTCCTACTCCGTGAGCATCGTGGGCTACACCAAGAAGGGCGAAAGACTGACCGTAGACCTTTCGGGCGACGCGGCCTTTACCACGAACCGCGGACTTTATGCCGTCACGAGCAACGCCTGGGCGGCAAGCAGCCGCTACAAGGCGACTTTCTCGGTAAACGACACGCTCTGGGTCAAGTTCTCCGACTCGCTCGCCACGGTCCAATGGAGCAAGGCTGCAAAGGTCAAGAAGTCCATCTATGCCGACAACGAGTCCCCCAATGCCGAAGCCTGGATCAAGGCCGACACGCTGTTCGTCAAGATGTTCGAGACGTTCGACGACTCCCTTGCGGCGGGCGACACCGTGGGCATGAACATCACCGCCCACGCGAAGAACGGGCTCTACTTGCAGGGGCTGACGGTGCTCACCGAGCTTTCCAAGGCACCCGAGTCCAGTTCGTCCGAGGCATCCAGTTCTTCCGAAGCTTCGAGTTCGTCGGCAGGGTCCAGTTCCTCGGTTGAATCCAGCCCGTCTTCCAGTTCTTCTAGCGCGGCGGCAGACTGATGCTCGGCAAGGCCCTATTTACAGCCCTCGCCCTCGCGGCATCTGCACTTGCGCAGCAGGGGTTCGACGGTGTCACGGAACCCATCAACCAGGCCCGCGTCGGGTTCACCGTGTCCGGGAAGATTGACAGCATCTGGGTCAAGGAAGGCGCGTTCGTGCACAAGGGCGACACGCTCATGAACCTCGTGAACCGCGAGGAACGGCTGCGCGTCCGCATCACGGGTATCACGGCAAACGACTCCTCGGCAGTACTCTCGGCCAGGGCGAAACTCCAGGCCTACAAGAAGGACCTGGACGCGACCCGCAACCTTTTCGAGAACAGCAACTCCGTAAGCGCGGAACAGGTCTGGGAAAAGCAGATGAACCACGACGTGGCCGCAGCCGAACTCACATCGGCCGAGGTTGAAAGGGAACGCGCGAAACTTGAACACGATGTCGCCGGGGCAGAACTCGAAAAGCGCGTTCTCACCGCCCCCTTCGACGGCGAAATCGTTTCCATATCCAAGAACAAGGGCGAAAGCGTCGAGGCGCTGGAACCCGTCATCGAAATCGCGGATGTGCGCACCTGCCGCATGGTCGCCTATGTGGTGGCGAACAGGTCGGGCAAGCTAAAACCCGGCCAACAGGTAAGCCTTTCGCTCGACGGGCGCAAGCAGGTTCGCCGCAAGAAGGGCACGATCGAGTTCGTGTCGCCCGTGGTGGACAAGTCCAGCATGCTGCGCACCGTGAAGGTCATATTCGACAACACGGACCTGGCCGTCGAGCCGGGTGTCACGGGGAAAATCCTGCTTAAATGAGTTTCCGCGCCGTAAACATCATCGCCACCCTGGCTGTAGTTGCCGCCCTTGCCGCCGAAGAAAAGGGCGACTCGCTGTACCTGGATTTCGGGACGGCCCTACAGGCCGTGCTCACGAACAACGCCGACGTGACGGAAGCGAAGTTCGCATGGCTCTCGGAATCCGAGGCGGCCACGGGGGCCTACGGCAAGTTCGAGCCGAGGCTTGTGGGCCGCGCGTTCAAGGAGACCGCCGAGCGGCCCGGCGCACTGTTTACGGAAACCAAGGAAGAATACAAGATAGGCGTACAGGGGGCGCTCCCCACCGGCACCGAATACAATGTGGGGTTCAACCAGGCCACCTACACGCACAGCGACTACACCTCGGAACTCTACTTCGGCGGTGAGCTGCGCCAGCACCTCCTCAAGGACGGCCCGCTGTTCTTCTCGGCCACGAACGAGCTGGAACAGGCAAGGCTCCGCAGGGAACTCGCCTACCAGAAATACCGCGACGCCCTGAACGATGTCCTGGAAAAGTTCTGCGACGCCTACTGGAACTACTACTACGCCGACCGCTTCCTGGCTTCGGCGACGGAATCGGCCCGCGTGGCAAAGGACATCGTGGAAGATGCGGGCAAGCGGCTCAAGCAGGGTCTGCTTTCGCCCCTTGACTATAGCAAGGCCGTGGCGGAGTATTCCGACCGCGAGTCGGCAAGGCTCGACGCACTCGACAAGCTGCGCGGCGCAAGGCTTACGCTGTTGCTCACGCTGTCGTCCGGCGAATACATCCACGACCCCCGCCCCATCGCCATGCGCCCGGACCTTGCCCCCGATTCGGCGGCAAGGCTCGACTCGCTCACATTCCTGGATTCCATGTCGCTCATGCATCCGGGCTACCTATCGCAAGGGGCCGAGGTCATGCTCCGCGAATCGGAACTTTCGGCAAGGCGGGCAGACTGGCTCCCTACCGTGGACCTTATCGGCAACTACGGAATCCGCAGCCGTAACGACAAGGCCCGCGAGGCCGTGAGGAACTTCAAGACCGAGGGCAAGCGCCAGACCGTGCTTGCGGGCGGCATAGAGATAAACATACCGCTGTTCGGCGGCGTTGCCGAAAGGCACCGCATATCGGCCCAGAAATACAGCGTAAGGGCCGCCCGCACAAGGCTTATGCTGTTGCAGGCGCAAATCTTCGAGGAATACCGGATTCTGCAGAACAGGGCGCAAGAAATCCGCGAACAGTGGCGCTACGGACAAATTGCGGTGGAATACCACCAGAAGGAACTCGAAGAGGAATTCAAGAAACTCGCCATGGGCAAGAGCAACTACCGCGAAATTTTCGAGATGGAAGAGGACCTGCGCGAAGCGGAACGCCGCCAGCTCGAAAACATGCGCACACTCCGAATCATAGACGTGCGGCTGATGAGGGCCACAGGCAAACTGCTACTGCAGAACGGCCTGGAAACCTGGAAAAACGAAAAACTCGTGCTCCGCGAAGACCTGACTGCGGAATAGGGCTAGTCTATATTTCCGTTTCCGGGATTCTGACAACGCCCTTATCAAGAATCAAAAGGTCATTTTCACCAAGCAAATTTATCTTATATTCCTTGAGCCATTTCAATTCTTCATCCTGGTTTGCCGTGAAAGATTTGAAAGGCGATTTATCGCTATGGTCAGGAACAGATATATTGAGAAAACTCTTGCAGTGATTTCTATCGAAG
This window encodes:
- a CDS encoding DUF3467 domain-containing protein, whose product is MAENKQPQIEWNDKDMRTTYVNATNVVAGREEVMMILGVNRAWQMNQEKVDVAISDRIVMNPYTAKRLAIMLSATVRAYEKKYGPLDIGVNTAPAAAPAAPAAAKATGKSAK
- a CDS encoding efflux RND transporter periplasmic adaptor subunit, giving the protein MLGKALFTALALAASALAQQGFDGVTEPINQARVGFTVSGKIDSIWVKEGAFVHKGDTLMNLVNREERLRVRITGITANDSSAVLSARAKLQAYKKDLDATRNLFENSNSVSAEQVWEKQMNHDVAAAELTSAEVERERAKLEHDVAGAELEKRVLTAPFDGEIVSISKNKGESVEALEPVIEIADVRTCRMVAYVVANRSGKLKPGQQVSLSLDGRKQVRRKKGTIEFVSPVVDKSSMLRTVKVIFDNTDLAVEPGVTGKILLK
- a CDS encoding TolC family protein, with translation MSFRAVNIIATLAVVAALAAEEKGDSLYLDFGTALQAVLTNNADVTEAKFAWLSESEAATGAYGKFEPRLVGRAFKETAERPGALFTETKEEYKIGVQGALPTGTEYNVGFNQATYTHSDYTSELYFGGELRQHLLKDGPLFFSATNELEQARLRRELAYQKYRDALNDVLEKFCDAYWNYYYADRFLASATESARVAKDIVEDAGKRLKQGLLSPLDYSKAVAEYSDRESARLDALDKLRGARLTLLLTLSSGEYIHDPRPIAMRPDLAPDSAARLDSLTFLDSMSLMHPGYLSQGAEVMLRESELSARRADWLPTVDLIGNYGIRSRNDKAREAVRNFKTEGKRQTVLAGGIEINIPLFGGVAERHRISAQKYSVRAARTRLMLLQAQIFEEYRILQNRAQEIREQWRYGQIAVEYHQKELEEEFKKLAMGKSNYREIFEMEEDLREAERRQLENMRTLRIIDVRLMRATGKLLLQNGLETWKNEKLVLREDLTAE